From Osmia bicornis bicornis unplaced genomic scaffold, iOsmBic2.1, whole genome shotgun sequence, a single genomic window includes:
- the LOC123989029 gene encoding uncharacterized protein LOC123989029: protein MEAQLKPLVAERGIIKASLTRFKRFCKESATNSSLASCRKRLESRTELLKEFNAVQKKIELLVIDTELEAAHEGERESFENIYFDVIGELEEYIKGVETPRGEASRSPVSPAPSSVTDNAQGSIRLPVINLPTFDGKFSEWLEFRDTFDSLVHQNNALSDVQKYHYLKSAVKGSAARAVKALNISEGNYKLAWETLKNRYQNPLALRKHHMDAFLDLPSIQKRSKTELQNFIDDASNNLSTLKTLGEPVETWDFIIVSLLVRKLDVVTSREWRDRLAISIERLTFKHFVEFIEERSKTLEVSEMQGTMEGNDCRVKAGIRGAVRSTTHVISTSMQCPACQDSHPLYTCKPFKELDHKQKRLIIQKTGRCYNCLATGHRVQNCTRKRCQICDKLHHTLLHIAGPSAEASSAKGVETPDSSNALMVSGCGPLSAANVANRSAEYTVLSTAVVYVEDNQGIKRECRVLLDSGSQVHLISREYCQEVGARETPIETRVSGLGKAINSIKGRVGLRIFSRVNNFQARIECLSIETITSDQPNIPLDQSRIPMPPNGALADPAFADCRKIDLLIGAGLFWRLLCIGQQQAGRELVWQKTQLGWVLGGKLTWPQGHQETVSNCCVVTNSQLHNQLERFWRIEEVSDIQNVGSDACEHYFQTTTTRHTDDRYIVRIPFKENIIQLGYSRDQAERRLRSLERKLGKQPDLRAQYIEIVRISHFKLTTTSVDNSGR, encoded by the coding sequence atggAAGCGCAACTGAAACCACTTGTAGCTGAGCGTGGCATAATCAAGGCGTCATTAACCCGCTTCAAACGATTTTGTAAAGAATCCGCGACCAATTCGTCATTAGCTTCATGTCGGAAGCGTTTAGAATCGAGGACcgaattattaaaagaattcAACGCGGTTCAGAAGAAAATCGAATTACTTGTAATTGACACCGAGTTGGAAGCGGCGCACGAAGGAGAGCGCGaatcatttgaaaatatatatttcgaTGTAATTGGAGAACTGGAGGAATATATTAAAGGGGTAGAGACTCCTCGTGGTGAAGCTTCGCGATCTCCAGTGAGCCCTGCTCCCAGCTCGGTGACGGATAATGCGCAGGGTTCCATTCGACTACCTGTCATTAATCTGCCAACCTTCGATGGCAAATTTAGCGAGTGGCTAGAATTTAGGGATACATTCGATTCGTTGGTACATCAGAACAACGCGTTGTCTGATGTACAAAAATACCACTACCTGAAATCGGCAGTAAAGGGTTCCGCTGCAAGGGCAGTAAAGGCTTTAAATATTTCAGAGGGAAATTACAAATTAGCGTGGGAAACTTTGAAGAATCGGTATCAAAACCCATTAGCGTTACGTAAACATCATATGGATGCGTTTTTGGACCTACCTTCGATCCAAAAACGATCCAAGACTGAGttgcaaaatttcattgaCGATGCGTCCAATAATTTGTCTACTTTGAAGACACTAGGGGAACCAGTCGAAACGTGGGATTTTATAATAGTTTCCCTGCTTGTTCGGAAATTGGATGTTGTGACGTCCAGAGAATGGAGGGACCGGTTGGCCATATCCATTGAACGACTTACGTTTAAGCATTTTGTAGAATTCATTGAAGAGAGGTCAAAAACTCTCGAAGTAAGTGAAATGCAGGGAACAATGGAAGGTAACGACTGTCGAGTGAAGGCAGGTATTCGTGGAGCGGTTCGCTCAACTACGCACGTAATCAGCACATCGATGCAATGCCCAGCATGTCAAGACAGTCATCCATTGTATACTTGTAAACCTTTCAAGGAATTAGATCATAAACAAAAACGGCTAATCATACAGAAAACGGGTCGGTGTTATAATTGTTTGGCTACCGGGCATAGAGTTCAAAATTGCACTAGGAAGCGATGCCAGATTTGCGATAAGTTACATCACACATTGCTGCATATTGCGGGTCCGTCGGCAGAAGCATCATCGGCTAAGGGGGTCGAAACTCCGGACTCCAGTAATGCATTGATGGTATCAGGGTGTGGACCTTTATCCGCCGCGAACGTGGCTAATAGGTCCGCGGAATACACTGTACTATCCACAGCCGTAGTGTACGTAGAAGACAACCAAGGGATAAAACGCGAGTGTCGTGTTCTGTTAGATTCGGGATCGCAGGTACATCTAATTTCGAGAGAATATTGCCAGGAGGTTGGTGCACGGGAAACGCCGATAGAAACAAGGGTTTCAGGTTTAGGGAAGGCAATAAATTCTATTAAGGGCCGAGTAGGATTGAGAATCTTTTCAAGggtgaataattttcaagcaAGGATTGAATGTTTGTCAATCGAGACCATCACATCCGATCAGCCAAACATTCCGTTAGATCAATCGCGAATTCCTATGCCACCTAATGGCGCACTGGCAGATCCAGCCTTTGCAGATTGTCGGAAAATAGATTTACTCATAGGCGCGGGTCTATTTTGGAGATTATTGTGCATAGGTCAACAACAAGCAGGTAGGGAGTTGGTGTGGCAGAAGACCCAACTTGGGTGGGTGCTCGGAGGTAAATTAACCTGGCCACAAGGTCATCAGGAAACAGTCAGTAATTGTTGCGTGGTGACTAACTCACAATTACACAATCAATTAGAGCGGTTCTGGAGAATAGAAGAAGTCAGCGACATTCAGAATGTAGGCTCAGACGCGTGCGAGCATTATTTTCAGACTACAACGACGCGTCACACGGATGATCGATATATAGTCAGAATTCCGTTTAAGGAAAATATCATACAGCTAGGGTATTCGAGGGATCAGGCTGAGCGTAGATTGCGGTCATTAGAAAGGAAGCTTGGGAAACAGCCTGACTTGCGGGCACAGTACATCGAGattgtacgaatttcgcacttcaaacttACGACCACCTCAGTCGATAACTCGGGTCGATAA